A DNA window from Rhizobium jaguaris contains the following coding sequences:
- a CDS encoding HlyC/CorC family transporter, with product MTLQGTLAVLWEYWPEIISIIVLVLLSAFFSGSETALTAASRSRIHTLEANGDKQAGIVRQLIERRDRLIGALLIGNNLANILSSSIATSLFLGLFGSSGVALATAAMTVILVIFAEVLPKSWAISSPDRFALSVAGTVRLFVAVVGPISSFVNAIVRRILGIFGINLSKEVSMLSAYDELRGAVDLLHREGSVVKADRDRLGGVLDLGELELSDIMVHRTAMRAINSDDPPEVVVRAILDSPYTRMPLWRGTIDNIIGVVHAKDLLRALAEPNVEPENLDISKIAQKPWFVPDSTNLEDQLNAFLRRKQHFAVVVDEYGEVQGIVTLEDILEEIVGDIADEHDLDIQGVRQEADGSIVVDGVVPIRDLNRALDWDLPDEEATTIAGLVIHESMTIPEERQAFTFYGKRFIVMKREKNRITKLRIRPAETEEGKPQ from the coding sequence ATGACGCTTCAAGGCACGCTGGCTGTTCTGTGGGAATATTGGCCTGAGATCATCTCGATCATCGTGCTCGTGCTGCTTTCGGCGTTTTTCTCCGGTTCGGAAACCGCGTTGACGGCGGCCTCGCGCAGCCGCATCCATACGCTGGAGGCGAATGGCGACAAGCAGGCGGGGATCGTGCGGCAACTTATCGAGCGCCGTGACCGGCTGATCGGGGCGCTGCTGATCGGCAACAACCTCGCCAACATCCTGTCCTCGTCGATTGCGACCAGCCTGTTCCTCGGCCTGTTCGGCAGTTCCGGCGTCGCACTGGCGACGGCGGCCATGACCGTCATCCTCGTCATCTTCGCGGAAGTCCTGCCGAAGAGCTGGGCGATCTCGTCGCCGGATCGTTTTGCTCTCAGCGTCGCCGGTACCGTGCGTCTCTTCGTGGCCGTAGTCGGGCCGATATCGAGCTTTGTCAACGCCATTGTCCGGCGGATTCTCGGCATCTTCGGCATCAATCTCTCCAAGGAGGTGTCGATGCTGTCGGCCTATGACGAGCTGCGCGGCGCCGTCGACCTGCTGCATCGCGAAGGTTCGGTGGTCAAGGCCGACCGGGATCGGCTGGGCGGCGTACTCGATCTTGGCGAGCTGGAGCTATCCGACATCATGGTGCATCGCACGGCGATGCGCGCCATCAATTCCGACGATCCGCCGGAGGTCGTCGTGCGCGCCATTCTCGACAGTCCGTATACGCGCATGCCGCTCTGGCGCGGCACGATCGACAACATCATCGGCGTCGTCCACGCCAAGGATCTGCTGCGGGCGCTGGCTGAGCCGAATGTCGAGCCGGAAAATCTGGATATCTCCAAGATCGCGCAAAAGCCCTGGTTCGTGCCCGACAGCACCAATCTTGAAGATCAGCTCAATGCCTTCCTGCGGCGCAAGCAGCATTTCGCCGTCGTGGTCGACGAATATGGCGAGGTGCAGGGCATCGTCACTCTGGAAGACATTCTGGAAGAGATCGTCGGCGATATTGCCGACGAGCACGATCTCGATATCCAGGGCGTGCGGCAGGAGGCCGATGGTTCGATCGTCGTCGACGGCGTCGTGCCGATTCGCGACTTGAACCGCGCTCTCGATTGGGATCTGCCCGACGAGGAGGCGACGACGATCGCCGGCCTCGTCATTCACGAATCAATGACCATTCCGGAAGAGCGCCAAGCCTTCACCTTCTACGGCAAGCGCTTCATCGTCATGAAGCGGGAAAAGAACCGTATCACCAAGCTCAGGATCAGGCCGGCGGAGACGGAAGAAGGGAAGCCGCAATAG
- a CDS encoding BolA family protein: METTLQSRIEKKLTDAFAPERLIVINESHMHAGHQPGMTGTGETHIRVRIVSAKFTGMPRLARHRAISELLKPELDAGLHALAIEPAAPGEAVRW, encoded by the coding sequence ATGGAAACGACACTTCAATCCCGCATTGAGAAAAAGCTTACCGACGCCTTCGCGCCCGAGCGTCTCATTGTCATCAACGAAAGTCACATGCACGCCGGCCATCAGCCCGGCATGACCGGAACGGGCGAAACTCATATAAGAGTTCGGATCGTCTCCGCCAAGTTCACCGGCATGCCGCGTCTTGCCCGCCACAGGGCGATATCAGAGCTTTTGAAGCCGGAACTGGATGCAGGGCTGCATGCGCTGGCCATCGAGCCGGCCGCACCGGGCGAAGCCGTGCGGTGGTAA
- a CDS encoding J domain-containing protein has product MRLDSKYFDRIRTRRKREPEAEQAPPTCQWDGCDKKGTHRAPVGRNAEGQFFLFCFEHVKEYNKGYNYFSGLSDGEIARYQKEAITGHRPTWTVGVNKAARNSPLHSDVRSGSYARVRDPFGFVKEGQGPGRGPRFPQERKLKTLEAKAFDTMGLGANASGPEIKSRYKELVKKHHPDANGGDRGSEERFRAVIQAYQLLKQNGFC; this is encoded by the coding sequence ATGAGACTCGATTCAAAATACTTCGATCGCATTCGAACCCGCCGCAAACGCGAGCCGGAGGCCGAACAGGCCCCGCCGACGTGCCAGTGGGACGGCTGCGACAAAAAGGGCACGCATCGCGCTCCTGTCGGACGCAATGCGGAAGGGCAGTTCTTTTTGTTCTGCTTCGAGCACGTCAAGGAATACAATAAGGGCTACAATTATTTCTCCGGCCTCTCGGACGGTGAGATCGCGCGGTACCAGAAGGAGGCCATCACCGGCCATCGTCCGACCTGGACCGTCGGCGTCAATAAGGCGGCGCGCAACAGTCCGCTGCATTCTGACGTCCGCTCTGGTTCCTATGCCCGGGTGCGCGATCCCTTCGGCTTCGTCAAGGAAGGGCAGGGCCCGGGACGTGGCCCGCGTTTCCCGCAGGAGCGCAAGCTGAAGACGCTCGAGGCGAAGGCCTTCGACACGATGGGGCTGGGTGCGAATGCCTCCGGGCCGGAGATCAAGAGCCGTTACAAGGAATTGGTGAAAAAGCACCATCCGGACGCCAACGGAGGCGATCGCGGGTCGGAGGAACGGTTTCGCGCCGTCATCCAGGCCTATCAATTGTTGAAGCAGAACGGTTTTTGTTAA
- the cobS gene encoding cobaltochelatase subunit CobS — protein MSKIDLDISELPDTTVSVREVFGIDSDIRVPAYSKGDAYVPDLDTDYLFDRETTLAILAGFAHNRRVMISGYHGTGKSSHIEQVAARLNWPCVRINLDSHVSRIDLVGKDAIVVKDGLQVTEFKDGILPWAYQHNVALVFDEYDAGRPDVMFVIQRVLESSGRLTLLDQSRVIRPHPAFRLFATANTIGLGDTTGLYHGTQQINQAQMDRWSIVTTLNYLPHNNEVDIVLAKVKSFRTEKGRDTVSKMVRVADLTRAAFMNGDLSTVMSPRTVITWAENAEIFGDVAFAFRVTFLNKCDELERPLVAEQYQRAFGVELKESAANIVLEA, from the coding sequence ATGAGCAAGATTGACCTTGATATTTCCGAGCTTCCCGACACCACTGTTTCGGTCCGCGAAGTCTTTGGCATCGATTCCGATATTCGCGTTCCGGCATACAGCAAGGGCGATGCCTATGTGCCCGACCTCGACACCGACTATCTGTTCGACCGCGAGACGACGCTCGCCATTCTCGCGGGCTTTGCCCATAACCGCCGCGTGATGATCTCCGGCTATCACGGCACCGGCAAGTCCTCGCATATCGAGCAGGTCGCAGCCCGCCTCAACTGGCCTTGCGTGCGTATCAACCTCGACAGCCATGTCAGCCGTATCGACCTCGTCGGCAAGGATGCCATCGTCGTCAAGGATGGGCTGCAGGTTACCGAATTCAAGGACGGCATCCTGCCCTGGGCCTACCAGCACAACGTCGCCCTCGTCTTCGACGAATACGACGCCGGCCGCCCGGACGTGATGTTCGTCATTCAGCGCGTGCTGGAATCCTCGGGCCGCCTGACGCTGCTCGACCAGAGCCGCGTCATCCGTCCCCACCCCGCCTTCCGCCTGTTCGCGACGGCCAACACGATCGGTCTCGGCGACACGACCGGCCTCTATCACGGCACGCAGCAGATCAACCAGGCGCAGATGGACCGCTGGTCTATCGTGACGACGCTGAACTATCTGCCGCATAACAACGAAGTCGATATCGTGCTGGCGAAGGTGAAGTCGTTCCGTACGGAGAAAGGCCGCGACACCGTGTCCAAGATGGTGCGCGTTGCCGATCTGACGCGTGCGGCCTTCATGAACGGCGATCTTTCCACCGTCATGAGCCCGCGTACGGTCATCACCTGGGCGGAAAACGCGGAAATCTTCGGCGATGTCGCCTTTGCCTTCCGCGTGACCTTCCTCAACAAGTGCGATGAGCTGGAGCGGCCGCTGGTCGCCGAGCAATATCAGCGCGCTTTCGGCGTCGAGCTGAAGGAAAGCGCCGCCAACATCGTGCTCGAAGCTTAA
- a CDS encoding esterase-like activity of phytase family protein: MKRLCRATMLVVMLLAGCGPVDTPEGGSADIHATAISAFKPRSEQTRFGALEFLGGLELSSSNALLGALSAIRFRPDQRHFVSVLDTGHWLTGSIERDEDGRLKGVVDARIMPMIDRFGETDAGTGAMDAEGLVLRGNHVLVSYEQNHRVDSYPDPGFETSPPDGSIPILIPKKQLRANRSLEALMIAPQSSPLAGATVTVAERSLDDQGNMLAAILDGPLRGRFTVRHYDDFDVSDGVFLPDGDLLLLERRFDLAHGIGVRIRRIAGTDIRPDAVADGKVIFEANADDQIDNMEGLDAFSAEDGTIHLIMVSDDNHSILQRSLMLEFRLRDDSLVSQK; this comes from the coding sequence ATGAAACGCCTTTGCCGCGCGACCATGCTTGTTGTAATGCTGCTCGCTGGCTGTGGCCCTGTGGATACCCCGGAGGGTGGGTCTGCGGATATCCATGCAACGGCGATTTCGGCGTTCAAGCCTCGTTCCGAGCAGACACGGTTCGGGGCGCTTGAATTTCTCGGCGGCCTCGAACTCAGCTCCAGCAATGCGCTCCTGGGCGCCCTCTCTGCCATCCGCTTCCGTCCGGATCAGCGTCATTTCGTTTCGGTCCTGGACACCGGCCATTGGCTGACCGGCTCTATCGAGCGCGATGAGGACGGTAGGCTGAAGGGCGTCGTCGACGCCCGCATCATGCCGATGATCGATCGTTTCGGCGAGACGGACGCCGGCACAGGCGCGATGGATGCGGAGGGGCTGGTGCTACGGGGCAACCACGTGCTCGTCAGCTATGAGCAGAATCATCGCGTCGACTCCTATCCCGATCCCGGTTTCGAGACGTCGCCGCCCGATGGCAGCATTCCGATCCTGATCCCGAAGAAGCAATTGCGTGCCAACCGCAGCCTGGAAGCCCTGATGATCGCGCCGCAATCGAGCCCGCTGGCGGGGGCGACGGTGACTGTCGCGGAGCGCAGCCTGGACGATCAAGGGAACATGCTGGCGGCGATTCTGGACGGACCGTTGAGGGGCCGCTTCACCGTGCGCCACTATGACGACTTCGACGTCAGCGACGGCGTTTTTCTACCCGATGGCGATCTGCTGCTGTTGGAGCGGCGTTTCGATCTGGCGCACGGAATCGGCGTGCGCATCCGTCGCATTGCAGGCACCGATATCCGGCCTGACGCGGTCGCGGACGGCAAGGTGATCTTCGAGGCCAATGCCGACGATCAGATCGACAATATGGAGGGGCTGGACGCCTTCAGCGCCGAAGATGGCACGATCC
- the cobT gene encoding cobaltochelatase subunit CobT: protein MAGRGDNSKAKPGAPVDMEPLRRAITGCVRSIAGDAEVEVAFANERPGMTGERIRLPELSRRPTAHELAVTRGLGDSMALRLACHDARVHATMAPQGADARSVFDAVEQARVESIGALRMSGMAANLNSMNAEKYAKANFSGIERREDAPLGEAMAMIVREKLTGQQPPASAGKVLDLWRSFIEDKTGGELDHLLSTINDQQAFARVVRNMLTAMDMAEEYGDEEMEPDSDEESAEEDKPSGEDQDDQDVESDDGSDSAPAEDSEASDEQMDDGEMDGAEISDDDMSEEGEEDSETPGETRRPNTPFADFNEKVDYHVFTEEFDETTTAQELCDTVELERLRAFLDKQLAHLQGAVGRLANRLQRRLMAQQNRAWDFDLEEGYLDPARLTRLIIDPMQALSFKMERDTQFRDTVVTLLIDNSGSMRGRPITVAATCADILARTLERCGVKVEILGFTTKAWKGGQAREKWLANGKPQTPGRLNDLRHIIYKSADEPYRRARTNLGLMMREGLLKENIDGEALIWAHNRLLGRREQRRILMMISDGAPVDDSTLSVNPGNYLERHLRAVIEQIETRSPVELLAIGIGHDVTRYYRRAVTIVDADELAGAMTEQLASLFEDQASLPRMRRAS, encoded by the coding sequence ATGGCAGGTCGCGGAGACAATTCCAAAGCGAAGCCGGGCGCTCCGGTGGACATGGAGCCGTTGCGTCGGGCAATTACCGGCTGCGTGCGTTCGATCGCCGGCGATGCCGAGGTCGAGGTAGCCTTTGCCAACGAACGCCCGGGGATGACGGGCGAGCGCATTCGTCTGCCGGAGCTTTCGAGGCGGCCGACGGCGCATGAGCTGGCCGTGACTCGCGGTCTCGGCGATTCGATGGCACTGAGGCTTGCCTGCCACGACGCCCGCGTGCATGCCACCATGGCGCCGCAGGGTGCCGATGCACGCTCTGTCTTCGATGCCGTCGAGCAGGCGCGCGTGGAATCGATCGGTGCACTGCGGATGAGCGGTATGGCCGCCAACCTCAACTCGATGAATGCCGAGAAATATGCCAAGGCGAATTTCTCCGGTATCGAGCGGCGGGAGGACGCGCCCCTCGGCGAGGCCATGGCGATGATCGTGCGCGAGAAGCTGACTGGCCAGCAGCCGCCGGCCAGCGCCGGGAAGGTGCTCGACCTCTGGCGTTCCTTCATCGAGGACAAGACCGGCGGCGAGCTCGACCATCTGCTTTCCACCATCAACGACCAGCAGGCTTTTGCCCGCGTGGTCCGCAATATGCTGACGGCCATGGATATGGCCGAGGAATACGGCGACGAGGAAATGGAGCCGGATTCCGACGAGGAGTCTGCGGAAGAGGACAAGCCGAGCGGCGAAGACCAGGACGACCAGGATGTCGAGAGCGATGACGGTTCCGACTCCGCGCCTGCTGAGGACAGCGAAGCCTCCGACGAGCAAATGGACGACGGCGAGATGGATGGCGCCGAAATCTCCGACGACGACATGAGCGAAGAGGGCGAAGAGGATTCGGAGACGCCGGGCGAGACCCGCCGTCCGAACACGCCCTTCGCCGACTTCAACGAAAAGGTCGATTATCACGTCTTCACCGAGGAATTCGATGAGACGACCACGGCGCAGGAACTTTGCGACACGGTGGAGCTCGAGCGCCTGCGCGCCTTCCTCGACAAGCAGCTTGCGCATCTGCAAGGTGCCGTCGGGCGGCTTGCCAACCGCCTGCAGCGCAGGCTGATGGCGCAGCAGAATCGCGCCTGGGATTTCGATCTGGAAGAAGGTTATCTTGACCCTGCACGGTTGACGCGCCTGATCATCGATCCCATGCAAGCGCTTTCCTTCAAGATGGAGCGCGACACGCAGTTCCGCGACACGGTCGTAACGCTGCTGATCGACAATTCCGGCTCGATGCGTGGCCGGCCGATCACCGTTGCGGCCACCTGCGCCGATATTCTGGCGCGCACGCTGGAACGCTGCGGCGTCAAGGTCGAGATCCTCGGCTTCACCACCAAGGCGTGGAAGGGCGGTCAGGCACGTGAGAAATGGCTGGCCAACGGCAAGCCGCAGACGCCGGGCCGGCTCAACGATCTCCGCCACATCATCTATAAATCCGCCGACGAGCCCTATCGACGCGCGCGCACCAACCTCGGTCTGATGATGCGCGAAGGCCTGCTCAAGGAAAATATCGACGGCGAGGCGCTGATCTGGGCGCATAACCGCCTGCTCGGCCGCCGTGAGCAGCGCCGCATCCTGATGATGATCTCGGACGGCGCGCCGGTCGACGATTCAACACTGTCGGTCAATCCGGGCAATTATCTGGAGCGGCACCTGCGCGCCGTTATCGAACAGATCGAGACGCGCTCGCCGGTGGAGCTGCTGGCCATCGGCATTGGCCATGATGTGACGCGCTATTATCGCCGCGCCGTCACGATCGTCGATGCCGACGAGCTGGCCGGCGCCATGACCGAGCAGCTCGCATCGCTGTTCGAGGATCAGGCGAGCCTGCCGCGCATGCGTCGCGCAAGCTGA